One window of the Gopherus evgoodei ecotype Sinaloan lineage unplaced genomic scaffold, rGopEvg1_v1.p scaffold_36_arrow_ctg1, whole genome shotgun sequence genome contains the following:
- the LOC115641892 gene encoding olfactory receptor 52N2-like, whose translation MFYIIGLLENLMLLFVVNKEQTLHKPMYLLLCMLALTEITSSTSVMPKALCIFWFNLKTITVHGCLTQSFFLPMFTVMHSTILMTMAFDRYVAICNPLRYATILTNARIVKLGLLGLIKSFLFILPLPLLLTRLPFCANRIIPHTHCDPITVAKISCGDITVNSIYGLVILFLVTGLDLMFIALSYGLIIKAILRMSSNEAHYKALNTCTAHICVILTYYTPSLFYYLTQRFVQDVALHGHVIFADLYLLIPPMLNPIIYVVKTKELQEKLCKYTCR comes from the coding sequence ATGTTCTACATTATCGGCCTGTTGGAAAATTTAATGCTTCTGTTTGTTGTAAACAAAGAGCAGACTCTGCACAAGCCAatgtacctgctgctctgcatgctggcgcTCACAGAGATCACCAGCTCTACTTCCGTTATGCCAAAAGCACTGTGcatattttggttcaatttgaaaACCATTACTGTGCATGGCTGCCTCACCCAGTCATTTTTCCTTCCCATGTTTACTGTTATGCACTCAACCATCCTCATGACAATGGCCTTCGATCGCTACGTTGCCATATGTAACCCTCTGAGATATGCCACCATCCTCACCAATGCACGAATAGTTAAGCTAGGGCTTTTAGGTTTGATCAAATCCTTTCTCTTCATTCTGCCTTTGCCCTTGCTCCTAACCAGGCTGCCGTTCTGTGCGAACCGCATCATCCCCCACACACATTGCGACCCTATAACTGTGGCAAAGATCTCATGTGGGGACATCACAGTGAACAGCATATATGGCTTGGTGATACTGTTTCTAGTCACTGGTTTAGACCTGATGTTCATTGCCCTGTCTTATGGTCTGATCATCAAGGCCATCCTCAGAATGTCTTCCAATGAAGCCCACTATAAAGCCCTCAACACCTGCACAGCCCACATCTGTGTGATCCTGACGTATTATACTCCCAGCCTCTTCTACTACCTAACACAGCGTTTTGTTCAGGACGTTGCTCTGCACGGCCACGTCATCTTTGCTGACCTCTATCTCCTCATCCCCCCCATGCTCAACCCTATCATTTATGTAGTCAAAACCAAAGAGCTTCAGGAGAAATTGTGCAAATACACCTGCAGATGA